The nucleotide sequence CCGAAGTGATCACTATCGGCCTTAATTTCAAAGTTTGCAGCGCTGCTAACACAGAGATATTTAAACCGGGAAAAGATCCGGAAAAAGCTACGGCAACATTATCATTATCATTTAAACCGGCATCTTTTAATAATTGCACAATCACCGCTGCAAAATTCGGATTTGTTGCTGACAGCTTTGACTCAATTAATCCCTGATCGGTAGTAATCAGTGAATATTCCTGGCCAATCAATGCAGTTTGATTCGGGTCGTTTATTTCATCAATGAAAACGCCATTTTCCAGGCGGTAGCTTTTCAGGCGATTGGCCGCTGATTGGGAAAGTTGAGCAGCTTCAAGTTTCTCGATGTACCAGTCCTGCTTAACATCCATTTTGCCATTTTCAACCGCAATAAAGGCAAATAATGATAATAGAGATAAGAGACTTAAAACTATGTTGGATTTTGCTCTGAATTTATACATTGATCTTTTTTAATTTATTGAGGTAACAACGCCCCCATGAAAAGCAATATCAGGATTAACCGCACCAGCACAGAAGAAACAAATAATACGCTGATAGTCTTCAAAACTCCCTGCTTTGCGAACCAATGAGCAATTAAACCGGGAACTACCCAGCCGACTGCCTGAAGTTCCAGCGTAGTGCTAGCTAAATCAATCGTTAAGAAATACCGTGAAAAATTAGCTAATAAACAGCCAATCAACAAACTGAGCACCATTTGACGGCGGCCGTAAAGGAAAGTATAATTCCCTAAAACTTTTATAATTAAATAAGTAAGTAAACTCACACCCAGAGTCCCTGCAAGCCGGTCGGGGTGCGAAAGCTGCAGCGCTATATAACCCGGTACAACGATACCTCCGGCAGCAATTCCAAAAACTTCGTAGGAAAACAAACTTAAAATTAAGCCTAATGTAATTGCTAATTCAATCATTTTTCTAATAACTTCTGTGTTTAAAAAATTCAGCTGTTTCTGCGCCCATGCCTCCCATATTGCCTATAGCAATAATAGTGGACATTTTTTCAGTCACAGATAATACCTTTTCAAAAACCTTCTCAGGTGTCGTATAGCCTAAATTTAATATCTTTTTCTTCGGTAAACCGTAATTAATTGCCATATTTTCTACAACATCAGTTGATTGACCGATCAGTATCAAATAGTCTGTTTCATCTTCTAATTTCGTGCCTGCCATTTCTGCCAGTTGACGAGCCCGGTAAAGCCGATCTTGCCGGGTGTTCAAAAGCACTATTCGCAAGCCCTCAAAACCGATTTCACCCCTGATTTTCTGCCAGATTATAAACGTGGAATCAGGATCGTTGGCTGCGAATGCGTTGTAAAAAACAAGTCGTTTGTGAAATGCTTCAACCCTGTAAGCCATTAATGCACCGGCATCAGGAATAGCCTGGTACATTCCCTTCAATGCCGTTTCGCGGTCAATTTCCAGATGTTGACAAACCGCCAACGCTAAAGATACATTTTCACGATGCTCTATATACCTGAATCCTTTCATTTCTTCAGGAGATACTGATTGCGGATCAATAAAATGTGAAACCGTATTTCGCTCATCCGCCATTTTTTTCAGCGTCTGTGGTATTACATTTTCGGAAGTAAAAAGGTGTTCATTTTTAGGAATTGTGCGCCCAAGTGTATCAGCGATTTCCGGCAAGGTATGTCCCATAACATCCGTATGATCTAACCTGATATTAGTCATTACACCTATATTGGAATGTATCATATGATGTTCAGTAATCGTCTGATATTGGGGTTGTAAAGCCATACATTCCATTACTAATGCCTGCACTTTTCGCGAAGCGGCATATTTCACTATGGACAATTGTTCTAAGATATTGGCAGCCGTTTTACGGTGGATGTAAGTTTCGGTACCGTCTTCATTAATCAAACGGGGAAATGTACCCGTAACTTTGGTAATGTTTGAAATTCCACCCGCTCTCAAACCGGCACCGATTAAACGGGTAACACTTGACTTACCCCTGGTGCCATTAATATGAATTCGGATTGGAATTGAATAAACCCGTTCCTGATGACGGAAATATTCAATAATACCCGCAACTACAGCAATAATTATTATGGCCAGTAAAATGTAAAAGCTATACATTGTCCTGTTTAAGATTACCTCAAAATGAACATTTTCCGGGTTCCTGTAAAACCTTCCGTCTGGAGATGATAGAAATAGATGCCTGAACTCACAGTATTTCCTGCGTTATTCTGCCCATTCCATTCCACTGAATATTTACCTGCCAGCTGTTTTCCGTTTTGAAGCGTGCGCACCAACTCCCCTTTAATGTTAAAAATATTAAGTGATACATTACATTTTTCAGGTAATGAATAGTTTATCCAGGTATGAGAATAAAAAGGATTTGGTTGATTTTGCTCTAATACAAAACCACTGTGAGTAAGTATATTCCCTTCTTTGTCATCCTCAATGGATGTTATTATTGAAACAAAGGGCGGTTCGGTAGTGATTTTTATAGCGAATTCATTCTTTAATTCAGAAGCCGTAGGATCATAATTTGCATTATAAACATATTGCAAACCAATATCCTGCGAATGGTTTTCTATACCAATTGTGCAACTTTGAGGGGCCTTAATTTGTTTATATTGAAAAATAATTTCGCCATCTCCCGTTATAGTAGGATAATAGTCAGGATCTAATAAGATCGACTGGAAATCCTCTATATTGGGCTCAGTCCCAAAATCATTACGCGCGATACTATCCCACTCAATAATGTAACGGTGGTTTTCATTATCATAATAATAAAGAATTTTACCTTCTATTGTTCCGCTATCATATAAATCATCCCAGAAACCTGCCACCATGCAATTTACATTATCATTGTTCGGCAGGGGAGTATTTAAAGGGGCTGTTTGTGCACCACTGCCTAATGCTATCCATCCATCCGTACTAATCCGAAGTTGATAATAATCAATGCCGTAGTATTTAAAAGTAAACGGCAAGTTTACTGTTTCTGTATAATCACCTGTACCTATGCCGGGAATATTTAATGGGTTACCAAGTCCATCTATTTCAAACCAATCATAATCAGGCGCCTGATCAAAAAAATCATCGCTGGAGTAAGCATAGTAGCCGTAAGCGTCAGGTCCTGTATAATCGGATTGTATGGGTAATGAAACCGGAATATAAAGAGTTGGAATTATTTGGTAAGGATAATTTCCATCCTGCGTGTAAAGCTTTAATGAATAATCAGCTAAATATTGAGTCGGACAGGCTGCGCTTACACTAACCACGAAATAATTATCCGTATTCAGAGCTACGCTGTCGATGTCAACTGTTCCGTATGTACCAATGGAATCTACAATTGTGATATATGGGTCGTCGCTTGACAAAATACCCATTACATCGGGAGCAACATCCTCGCCTTCATTCATAATTGAAATGAATAACATGACGGTCTCTCCGGGGTCCATCCTATAATTTGCATTTGGAGAACCTGCATCATTTATCATAAAATTATTAACCACCAACTTGCATCCCTTTACTTCCACATTATAATAATAGTCCCATGCATTGAAACTGCTGATAATATGTAATTGCAGCGGAATTACCTGGCCTACCGGACAATCAGGGCTCACGTAAAACTGAAACGGATTTCCGGTAAAAGTAGCGCCAGAAGCCAGATTACCATAACTTACCGGACCGGTAGTGATTATTTGCAAATAATCCGGGTCGGATGAATAAAGAACAGCCATAACATCACTGGCAGTTTGGCTTCCCCAATTTTTAAGGGTAAACGTAATATTACAATTTTCATTGGGATTTACCAGTCCATCTGTATTCCCGTCTAAATCCACAATTAAGGGATTGCCATCCGGCTCAACCAGCTCTGCGGGTTGGAGGACCTCTATAGTATCCTGGAAAGGAATCACATTTCCCCCACGCACGGTGACCGTCAATGTGTCCGGCAATACGGGTAAAATGTCAAGAATTACTTTGCCATCCGGGCCGCAAAAACCGGTAGCAAAAATTTCATCTCCGGCTAAACAAACCTGGGCATTTTCAACAGGATCTCCGGATGAAGCAAAGGTTACTGTCAATTCCACCTGGTTAGGCCCAACCATAATGGAATCCGGATATTCTAAATTCACCGCCTTTGGAACATCCTTCCATATATGTATGCTGGGATCCCCTAAAACACAATATATTTTATAGTGATATTCTACATAGTATTCATTCCCAAAAACATTGTACATGTAAAGTTTTCCCCGCAGCAGAGCCTCCCCTGGAGTGTCCATCCCTTCCTGGAACATTCCTATATAGATGCCCATGTCTATCATGTTGTTATATGTGGTATGAGTGTTAGAAGTAGGCCCGACAAAAGCAACGCCACCTCTTGGACTGGTTAATGAACCTTCTTCAACCCATTCTTCTCCAAAACAATTACCTCCTCCGGCGTCAAACATTGTAACGCCACAGCCAATACTGGTCACAAAAGTAAATTTCTGACCATTGTTCAGGCCGGAAACATCTGAAGTAAAAAAGTTGTAACAACTTGCCTGCCATCCACTGCTCCAACCTTCGCCGCGATAGTTCAGATAGCTTCGCCCCTCATTGATTGCAGTGATAATATCATTTAGATCTACGGTGCAACCCTGTCCCCACCAATCTCCATCACTCATCAGGGTATCCACGGAAGTGAAACCCCCATTCTGCAGCATTACACTGGCTGCAAACCGTTTGGTTTGTACTTGTGATGCATATGCATTATTTGAACAAACGGTTCCTTTCTTAAACCAGGCTGTATTGGCAGTATAAGGATTTTTTTCGTAAAGCATAAATTTATTGATCATTACCTGCATGCGGTAATCACCCTCGTTGGTAAAACGTCCTATCATCATTTCGGGGAAATAATCCAATCCATCTATCTCAACAAAATAATCTTCATTTGGGAATGAATAGTCGGGATAAGTCACGATTTTTTTAGGAAATACGCCGTCATCGCCTACTATTAAAACGTACGTTGGCGGATACTCCCAATTATGATAGCAATCGGCGATATAGCTTTTCATGATATAGGGATTATTGGGGTTCCCGCCAATGTCGCTGAATTTGGTTACGTGCACGTCATAGCCGCTTTGACGCTTCCAATCTGCATAAATCTGAAAGCTTGCAACAAAGATATCCGGCATAATGCATAACAGGACTTCACGTCCGTCTTCCCTGCCCCCATAATGGTTATTCAATTCCTCCTGGTAATTAAAAATGAAACTGCGGTAAAGTTTTGCGAAAGAAGGTGCAATTGCTTTATTTGAGGCAGTTCTTGGATTCACAACCTCATCATGTCCGTAATTGATCCGGACAGTGATAGAGGAAACTACCTGTAACTCCTTTTTAGCGGGAACATAGCGAACTGGGAAAACAGATATACGGGCAATGCGAAAATCACGGAAAACAGCCGGCGGTTCCAGTTTGGCAATTTCTTTCGGGTAAACCTTTTCAGATCTGTAAGCATCTCTGTTTTCCAAATAAGGAGGTTCTGTTTCGCCTTCCAGCCAACTTGATCGCGCTGGTGGTAAATAAATATCTCTGAATGTCTGAACCTTTCCTGTTTCTAATACTTCAACTGAAATACCAGCCTGGTCAGGTATTGCCAATACTTTAGCAATATACGGCAATGCAGGATAACCGGGGTCTGCAGAGAACATTTCTGACAGTAAATCCACGGCCTGGAATGTTTTGTCTTCTGAAATGAATTCCTTCAGATCGAATCCGGATATTTCAATTTTAATAACGGTGCTATTATTATCATCCCTGAGTAATGTAATTTTCGGAGGCGTATTGGATGTTTTGGTTTTATCCAGCGGTATCCATTCAGCATTCATTTGGAATGGGACTAATACTGAAATTAGTACTACAAGTAAAGCATTTTTTAACATACTGAATAATTTTTAAATCATTAAACCCAGAAAGAACATGGTGATATTAACTTACAGTATCATAAAAAGGGGAAAGTCTCTTATCTCATTGATATTCAATACCTTTTAGGCATCGAATTTTTCAGGCTGCCTTTTCCATGCGTAAAAATATAAAATGCAATAATACCTATTTCATTTCTGAAATAAAAGATTTTTCTATTAACCTTATTGATCTTTTTCCGGTTTGCAAAAAGCCGGCAAATTCTGTCTTTAAGGCAGAGTTGCAACCTATGTAAAGGAATGGGGACCCGAATTAAAACACTGTAAAATTTTCTTTCCCCATCGTGTAATCAATCTCATCATTTTTTATAAACTGGGGCGGGTATATTTGGGTGATTTGTTTAATTAACAATATGTAGTCCGTTTATTTTTAACCACTAAGGCGCACTAAGGACTGATATTACCAAATCATTATCATTTCGTAAGCTTCGTTTTTTGTAAGCTGATATTCACTACTTTTGCAGCCCTTTTTAAAATCCTTGCGGATTCAGTCGGCAGTCGGCAGTCGGATACTAGAAACTGGATTTTAGAATCCCGAACTTAAAATTTAAAATTTAAAATTAATCATTGTGCCTTTAAACAAACTTCGCAATATTGGTATCGCCGCGCATATTGATGCCGGAAAGACAACCGTTACCGAAAGAATATTATTCTACACCGGTGTCACCCGTAAAATGGGTGAGGTCCATGACGGGCAGGCCACCATGGATTTCATGAAACAGGAACAGGAACGGGGCATCACCATTGCTTCCGCTGCCATCTCCTGCGAATGGAAAGACTCACATATCAACCTTATCGACACGCCGGGACACGTCGACTTCACCGTTGAAGTGGAACGCTCACTGCGGGTGATCGATGGCATGATAGCCCTGTTTTGCGCCGTCGGTGGCGTAGAACCTCAGAGTGAAACCGTCTGGAACCAGGCTGATCGTTATAAAGTGCCGCGTATAGCCTTTATCAACAAAATGGATCGCACCGGTGCTGATTTTTTTGATGTGGTCACCCAGATGAACCAGGTATTAGATGCAAATGCCATCGCTTTCCAGATCCCGATGGGGGTGGAA is from Bacteroidales bacterium and encodes:
- the pgsC gene encoding poly-gamma-glutamate biosynthesis protein PgsC → MIELAITLGLILSLFSYEVFGIAAGGIVVPGYIALQLSHPDRLAGTLGVSLLTYLIIKVLGNYTFLYGRRQMVLSLLIGCLLANFSRYFLTIDLASTTLELQAVGWVVPGLIAHWFAKQGVLKTISVLFVSSVLVRLILILLFMGALLPQ
- the pgsB gene encoding poly-gamma-glutamate synthase PgsB — its product is MYSFYILLAIIIIAVVAGIIEYFRHQERVYSIPIRIHINGTRGKSSVTRLIGAGLRAGGISNITKVTGTFPRLINEDGTETYIHRKTAANILEQLSIVKYAASRKVQALVMECMALQPQYQTITEHHMIHSNIGVMTNIRLDHTDVMGHTLPEIADTLGRTIPKNEHLFTSENVIPQTLKKMADERNTVSHFIDPQSVSPEEMKGFRYIEHRENVSLALAVCQHLEIDRETALKGMYQAIPDAGALMAYRVEAFHKRLVFYNAFAANDPDSTFIIWQKIRGEIGFEGLRIVLLNTRQDRLYRARQLAEMAGTKLEDETDYLILIGQSTDVVENMAINYGLPKKKILNLGYTTPEKVFEKVLSVTEKMSTIIAIGNMGGMGAETAEFFKHRSY
- a CDS encoding C25 family cysteine peptidase; the protein is MLKNALLVVLISVLVPFQMNAEWIPLDKTKTSNTPPKITLLRDDNNSTVIKIEISGFDLKEFISEDKTFQAVDLLSEMFSADPGYPALPYIAKVLAIPDQAGISVEVLETGKVQTFRDIYLPPARSSWLEGETEPPYLENRDAYRSEKVYPKEIAKLEPPAVFRDFRIARISVFPVRYVPAKKELQVVSSITVRINYGHDEVVNPRTASNKAIAPSFAKLYRSFIFNYQEELNNHYGGREDGREVLLCIMPDIFVASFQIYADWKRQSGYDVHVTKFSDIGGNPNNPYIMKSYIADCYHNWEYPPTYVLIVGDDGVFPKKIVTYPDYSFPNEDYFVEIDGLDYFPEMMIGRFTNEGDYRMQVMINKFMLYEKNPYTANTAWFKKGTVCSNNAYASQVQTKRFAASVMLQNGGFTSVDTLMSDGDWWGQGCTVDLNDIITAINEGRSYLNYRGEGWSSGWQASCYNFFTSDVSGLNNGQKFTFVTSIGCGVTMFDAGGGNCFGEEWVEEGSLTSPRGGVAFVGPTSNTHTTYNNMIDMGIYIGMFQEGMDTPGEALLRGKLYMYNVFGNEYYVEYHYKIYCVLGDPSIHIWKDVPKAVNLEYPDSIMVGPNQVELTVTFASSGDPVENAQVCLAGDEIFATGFCGPDGKVILDILPVLPDTLTVTVRGGNVIPFQDTIEVLQPAELVEPDGNPLIVDLDGNTDGLVNPNENCNITFTLKNWGSQTASDVMAVLYSSDPDYLQIITTGPVSYGNLASGATFTGNPFQFYVSPDCPVGQVIPLQLHIISSFNAWDYYYNVEVKGCKLVVNNFMINDAGSPNANYRMDPGETVMLFISIMNEGEDVAPDVMGILSSDDPYITIVDSIGTYGTVDIDSVALNTDNYFVVSVSAACPTQYLADYSLKLYTQDGNYPYQIIPTLYIPVSLPIQSDYTGPDAYGYYAYSSDDFFDQAPDYDWFEIDGLGNPLNIPGIGTGDYTETVNLPFTFKYYGIDYYQLRISTDGWIALGSGAQTAPLNTPLPNNDNVNCMVAGFWDDLYDSGTIEGKILYYYDNENHRYIIEWDSIARNDFGTEPNIEDFQSILLDPDYYPTITGDGEIIFQYKQIKAPQSCTIGIENHSQDIGLQYVYNANYDPTASELKNEFAIKITTEPPFVSIITSIEDDKEGNILTHSGFVLEQNQPNPFYSHTWINYSLPEKCNVSLNIFNIKGELVRTLQNGKQLAGKYSVEWNGQNNAGNTVSSGIYFYHLQTEGFTGTRKMFILR